GGGTAGAAAAAGCCACCCGCGATCTGGAGCGAGCTGAAGGTTTGTACACAGACTCGGTAGCGACCCTGGAGCAGGTACAAGATGCGCGCACGGCCCTGGATGTGGCTGCTGCAAATCTGAAAATTGCCGATTTCAACCGGGCGTACGCAGAAATCTACGCGCCGGCGAGCGGCCGCATCTTGAAACGCACAGCTGAAGCGGGTGAATTGGTGGGTCCCGGACAACCGATTTATCTCTTTGGCGCGGATCGGGGTGGATGGGTTGTCCGCGTCGGCTTGGCCGATCAAGACATTGTTAAGCTGGCCATTGGCGACTCAGCATCGCTGTCGTTTGATGCTTATCCGGATGAGCAGTTCAAAGGGACGGTGACGGAGCTTGCGGATGCAGCTGATCCGATGAGTGGTACCTTCGAAGTAGAAATTGCGGTCAACGACCCGATGAATCTGCTCAAGTCCGGGTTTATTGCACGCGTAGATGTTTATCCATCTCGGGGTGAATCGCTGTACTTCTTGCCCATCGAAGCCCTGGTTGAAGGAAATGGCGAAGAGGGGATTGTGTATGTGTACGACGAGAATGAAAACAAGGCGCGAAAAATTCCTGTGCAAATTGAGCGGATGCTGGATGCCGAAATTGCTGTGTCTGGCGATCTTGGCGGATACACGCAAATCGTTACGGAAGGTGCGGCTTTTATAAACGGTGACGGCCCTGTCCGGGTGATGCCGGCCACAGAGTAGCCGTTTGCCATTTCCCAAATTGTGCACGCCAGATTGTGCCGGCCCATTCATATAACGACAACTTTTGCAGATAAAGCACCATGAGACTGCCCGCTCTTGCAATACAAAATTACCAGTTTACGATCATCATGGTATTGCTCCTTTCCCTGGTGGGATTGGTGAGCTTCCTGACGATGCCACGTTCTGAAGACCCGCCCATTGATGCGCCGGGTACCCGTATTCTTGTTGTCTACCCGGGCGCTAGTCCGGAAGACATTGAGAGCCTTGTGATTGACCCGATTGAGGAGGCCGTCAACGCATTGGATGATCTGAAAGAAATCCAGTCAACGGCACAGAATGGTCTTGGTGATATTGTAGTAGAATTTATCGCCAGTGAAGACCCCGATGATACGTACGATGAAGTTAACCAGGCGGTCAATGGTATCCGCGACAATTTGCCGGCTGGTATCCTGGCGATCGAAACGTTGAAGTTCTCAACGGCGGATGTCATCATAATGCAGATTGCGCTGATGTCGGAGCAGGTAAGCTACACCATCCTCGAAAAGGAGGCTGAAAAACTGGAGCGGCAGTTCGAACGCGTTTCGGGCGTGATGCAGGCGGATATCTGGGCCTTCCCGGAAACGGAAGTACGCGTATCGCTGGATCTGGAAAAAATGAAAGAAATGCGCATTTCGATGGACCAAATCATCGGTGCGGTACAGTCGAGTAGCCAGAACATCCCCGGCGGCAGCGTAGACCTTGGTGCCCGCCGGTTCAACATTCAGACAAGCGGTGACTATGAATCACTCGACGACATCCGGCAAACCATCGTTGCCACAAACGGTCAGCGGGTTGTTTACCTGAATGATATCGCGGATGTTGATTTTGACTATGAAGATGACACGTACCGCGGGCGCTACAATGGCCGGCGCAGTGTGTTTGTGACTGTTGCCCAGCGCACCGGGACCAACATCTACGATGTGAAGGCCGGCCTCGATGAGGCGCTAGCATCCTTTGGCGCACAATTGCCAGAAGGCGTCGAAATGGAAACGGTATTCGATCAGTCCGTTGGAGTAACGGAGCGTGTCAATGGCTTCTTTAATAACCTGTTTCAGGGCGTGTTACTTGTTGGGCTCGTCATCCTGCTAGCGCTTGGCGTCCGGGCTTCCGGTATCGTAGTTCTGGCTATCCCGGTATCAATTCTGATTGCGATTGGCTGGCTGGATTTTTCGGGGTATGGGATCCAGCAGATGTCGATTGTCGGGTTGGTGGTGGCCCTTGGGTTATTGGTTGACAATGCTATCGTCGTGACCGAGAATGTGGCGCGTTACCGTAAACAGGGACTGGATGGATTTGAGGCCGCGCTCAAAGGCACAAAAGAAGTTGGCTGGGCCATTATGGCTGCCACCGTTACCACGGTGCTTTCCTTTTTGCCGATTGTGCTGATTCAGAATGACAGCGGCGACTACATCAGAAGCATGCCAATGACGGTGATCTTTGCGCTGATTGCGTCGCTGTTTGTGTCGTTGACCATGACACCCTTTTTATCGAGTCGACTACTCCGGAATCAGGCAAAAACTACCCGCAAGCCAGTATTGCAAGGCGTGTTAGCGCGACTCGTGGCGGGACCGTACCGGCGGGTTTTGCGTGGCGCCATAAAGCGGCCGTTTGTGGTGCTTGTGCTAGCATTTACAATTTTTGCCGGCAGTCTCATGCTCTTCCCACTTGTTGGCGTTTCCCTGTTTCCGAAAGCGGAAAAACCGCTGTTCTATATCAACATAGAAATGTCTGATGGGGCAACGCTCGACCATACAGATGCGGCAGTGCGTACCGTGGAAGAGATATTGGCGACGCAAGACGAGGTGGTGGGGTATGCCTCGAATATCGGCAACGATAACCCCCGTTTCTATTACAACGTATTACCACGCGGCAAGAAGAGTAACATCGGGCAGGTTTTGGTTTCCGTTGAGAGCCTGGACAAAGTGCCGGGATTGATTCGGCGGTTGAAAGGCGAATTTGCTGAAGTCACCGGGGCAGATATCGATATCCTCGAACTGGAAAATGGGCCGCCCATTGAAGCACCTATCGCGATCAAGGTGATTGGGCCGGACAATGAGGTGATAAAACGGATTTCAGGGGATCTCGAAAACATAATGCTGGCCACTGAGGGCACAGAAAATGTTAATAATCCGCTGCGTTCCAATAAAACAGACCTACACGTTCGCATCAATCGCGACAAAGCCGGCTTGTTGGGTATTCCACTTGTAGAAATCGACCGTACCGTGCGTGCCAGCATGGCTGGGCTACCTGTGGGCACGTACCGGGATCCGAGTGGCGATGAACATAACATCGTAGCGCGTCTGCCTTTGGACGATCGTCCGGGGATGGAAGATTTCGACCGAATTTCTGTGACGTCGTTTATGGGAGCCAGCATTCCTTTGCGTCAGGTTGCTGATGTAGAACTGGAAGCCGTGCCTACCCGGATCGACCACTTCAATCTGGAGCGTACAGCAACAGTGACGTCGTATGTACAGGAGGGGTATTCTGATTTTGAGCTAACGGCCCAGATTTTGGAGGATGTTGAAGCGTACGATTGGCCGGTTGGCTATCGCTATTACGTGGCAGGAAAGCAGGAGGCACAGCAGGAAAGCTTTGGCGGGATGGCCTCAGCGCTGGTTGTGGCACTGCTGGGTATTCTGGGCGTTCTCGTTCTCCAGTTCCGGTCTTTCAGTCAGCCCCTTATCATCATTGTAGCTGTACCGCTGGCTATCATCGGATCCATCCCGGCGCTGTTGATCACGGGTTTTACGTTCAGCTTCTCCGCATTTATTGGGCTGACCAGCCTGGTTGGGATTGTTGTTAACAACTCGATCATACTGGTGGACTATGCTAACAAGTTAATTGCTTCGGGTAAATCTGTAATAGAAGCAGTTGTCGAAGCAGGCGAAACGCGGTTTAGTCCGATTATTCTAACTTCGCTAACCACCATTGGGGGCCTGCTCCCGCTTACTCTTACCAACTCTACCATGTGGAGCCCAATGGGATGGGTGATCATTGGCGGTCTGGTGGCTTCAACAGCGCTAACGTTGATTGTTGTGCCGGTGTTGTACAAGCTCTTCACGCCCCAGGTTAAGGTTGAAAGTTAAACGGTAAAGGTTGAAAGCTGCGTACAGTTGACGTGCAGCTTTCAACCTTTAACCCGGCGTGACATAAATGACATGATTTCCAAACAGAATATTAGCAATAGTTGCTAGGCTGAGGGGAGGCTTTTTTGTATCTTGCATTCAGAATCAGCGCGACGCACGTCATTCGCATTTTCAAATCTTTTCAGAAACTGATTCAATCGTCAGTTCACCAGCGGTTCTTTTTGGATCGAATATTGACACCTAGACAATTCTCATAACCATGTAGCCGTCCACCTTCTTTGTGGATGATTTTTGTGCCTGTACCAGCACTGTGCAGCCAGTACACTGTACGCACAAGCCGGCCCTTCGGGTGTCGGTGAAATCTCGCAGTTGATGTATCGAGACGAAAGCCGAGATTGAAAGCCTCCAACTTATGCAAAACCCTAATTCAGATCAGAATTATCTGCCTGTCTATACCAACCAGGTAGCTTACGAAGGTGACTTATTACCCGAAAGTGGCGCAGGATTTCCTGGATATGGCTCCGAGCCCGTTGTTGAAGAGTCTCAGTTCAAAGAACTGATAAACTTATTGTATGCGGGTCGGTGGTTGATCTTGGGCGCGTTTCTGATCGTAATGGCTGCAACAGCCCTCTATACGTTTACCCGCGTACCTGCCTACCGGGCACACAGCCTCGTGGTTTTAGACAAGCGGCTGGCCCCAGATCTGAAAGACGCCCTTGAGGCAGGGCCACATTCGAACGGTTCCTCGAGTCGGTCGGTGGATACAGAAGTTTACGTATTACAGCGTTCCCTGGGGGTGTCGCGCCGGGTTAGCGCCCGTTTACAGGAGTTGGGCCGCGATCCTGAAACAGGAAATGCGCTACCTTTGCTTGCAAAAGGCCTTAGTGTGGACCATTTGGCAGAGGTTATTCAGTATCAGATTGAGGTCAGCAGGGAGCAGGTGGAAGACGTGTTGCGGATTTCAGCCATTTCGGTTGATCCTGGAGAAGCAAGGCTATTGGCCGATTTGTATGCAGCTGAATTTGTAGAGCATGCATTGGGGCGTAGTCGTTCCCGGCTGGCAGCAACGCGATTCTTCCTGGAAAATGAAGCCGGCAAACGGCAAGATGAACTGAATACGCTGGAAGAGCAGATGCGGCAGTTCATGGCTCAAAATCGAGGCATTATCCTCGCTGATGGTACAGCAAACCTGGTTTCGCAAGTGGCTGAACTGGAGGCCTTGCGTGATGAGATTGTACTGGAAGCCAGAATGAAGCAGGTTGTACGGGAAGATTTGCTTGCGTCTATCCAGTCAATGCAGCCGCAACTTGCCACGCATGTGTCTGCCAATGTGCCGGCAAAAATTGAATCCGTTCAGGCTTCCATTGCTGAGCAAGAGGGAACGCTTGAACAAATTTATCGCCAGAATCCCGAATTAAGAAACCTTACAGGGGCAGGACAGCCGGCTGCAATTATCTCTCATAAAAATGAAATTGCGCGGTTGCAGAACGTACTTGTCGATTTAACAGAGCAATATATCCAGCAAGTAGTGACCTTTGGTGAGGCATCAGCCGAGAGCCCGGAGGGCACACTGGCAGCATTTGGCCGGCTTCGTCGTGAACTAGCAAATGAAGACATCGAAATTGGCCGGCTCAACGCCCGGGTTGATGTGGTAAACAAGCACCTCGCCACTTTTCAGCGTCAGCTTGAAGGGTTGCCGGCCCAGACGATTCGACTTACGCAATTGCAGCGCCAGATTAATACTACGGAGCGTGCATACCTCTTGCTGAGCGAAAAGCTCGAAGATGTACGTATTTCGGAAGAATCAGAGCAGGGCTACGCAGAGATTGTGCGCAAAGCAGCGCTCCCTTTTAAACCCGAATTTCCGAACAAACCGAAAAGCATGATTTTGGGGGCGTTGGTCGGTTTGCTAATTGGACTTGGGCTTGCTGTAATTCGCCAGCAAATCTACAAAAACACCATGGTCACGCCAGACGATGTACGCAAGTTGGGGTATGCCTTGATTGGCGTTATTCCGAGCATGCGTGACTTTGTGAAGCAGCAGTATCGTGGTGTGAAGCTTGTTGAGCACAACGGGTATCTGAATGATAGTTGCCTTATTTCTCTTCAGCCGGCTTCTTCATTTGTTGTGGATGCTTACAGGCGCGTTCGAATGAACATTCTAGGGGCACAGGGAGAAACTGCAGTACAAAGCTTGCTGGTTACAAGTCCGAACCCCGAAGAGGGAAAAAGTATTACAGCGCTCAACCTGGCTATTGCGAGTGCGCAGGCGGGGCAGCGTACGGTTATTGTAGATACTGACCTTCGCCGGCCATCGATCCATGCTAAACTAGGCATTGATGCTGATCCTGGTATTACACACATGATTAATGAGCGGAAGCTTCAGTTTCGTAAAGCGCTCGGGCATGTGGACAACCTGTATGTGTTAACTGCCGGCGCACCAACTGATGACGCCGCTGACGTGGTTGCTTCCAAAGAAATGCCGCAGCTTATCCATGAGTTGAAGCGCCTGTTTGACATGGTAATTCTTGACTCCCCCCCTTTCATGCTGGTCTCAGATCCTTTGATGTTATCTGCCATGTGCGACGCCACCGTTATCGTTGCGTCTGCAGGCAAAACCCGGGCTGAAGACTTGCACCAGGGTATGCACGAAT
This genomic interval from Bacteroidota bacterium contains the following:
- a CDS encoding efflux RND transporter periplasmic adaptor subunit; protein product: MKTLVNLIHRVSGLPKNHAAHLTARQSWTVAVVLIVLGGSFAAGCGQDVDAGATATTVAPVNIFVQDVSKEKRALPIRSSGRLATKAEVRLSFKIGGYIERVFVDEGRRVKKGTRLARLNLSEIDAQVLQAKSGVEKATRDLERAEGLYTDSVATLEQVQDARTALDVAAANLKIADFNRAYAEIYAPASGRILKRTAEAGELVGPGQPIYLFGADRGGWVVRVGLADQDIVKLAIGDSASLSFDAYPDEQFKGTVTELADAADPMSGTFEVEIAVNDPMNLLKSGFIARVDVYPSRGESLYFLPIEALVEGNGEEGIVYVYDENENKARKIPVQIERMLDAEIAVSGDLGGYTQIVTEGAAFINGDGPVRVMPATE
- a CDS encoding efflux RND transporter permease subunit — encoded protein: MRLPALAIQNYQFTIIMVLLLSLVGLVSFLTMPRSEDPPIDAPGTRILVVYPGASPEDIESLVIDPIEEAVNALDDLKEIQSTAQNGLGDIVVEFIASEDPDDTYDEVNQAVNGIRDNLPAGILAIETLKFSTADVIIMQIALMSEQVSYTILEKEAEKLERQFERVSGVMQADIWAFPETEVRVSLDLEKMKEMRISMDQIIGAVQSSSQNIPGGSVDLGARRFNIQTSGDYESLDDIRQTIVATNGQRVVYLNDIADVDFDYEDDTYRGRYNGRRSVFVTVAQRTGTNIYDVKAGLDEALASFGAQLPEGVEMETVFDQSVGVTERVNGFFNNLFQGVLLVGLVILLALGVRASGIVVLAIPVSILIAIGWLDFSGYGIQQMSIVGLVVALGLLVDNAIVVTENVARYRKQGLDGFEAALKGTKEVGWAIMAATVTTVLSFLPIVLIQNDSGDYIRSMPMTVIFALIASLFVSLTMTPFLSSRLLRNQAKTTRKPVLQGVLARLVAGPYRRVLRGAIKRPFVVLVLAFTIFAGSLMLFPLVGVSLFPKAEKPLFYINIEMSDGATLDHTDAAVRTVEEILATQDEVVGYASNIGNDNPRFYYNVLPRGKKSNIGQVLVSVESLDKVPGLIRRLKGEFAEVTGADIDILELENGPPIEAPIAIKVIGPDNEVIKRISGDLENIMLATEGTENVNNPLRSNKTDLHVRINRDKAGLLGIPLVEIDRTVRASMAGLPVGTYRDPSGDEHNIVARLPLDDRPGMEDFDRISVTSFMGASIPLRQVADVELEAVPTRIDHFNLERTATVTSYVQEGYSDFELTAQILEDVEAYDWPVGYRYYVAGKQEAQQESFGGMASALVVALLGILGVLVLQFRSFSQPLIIIVAVPLAIIGSIPALLITGFTFSFSAFIGLTSLVGIVVNNSIILVDYANKLIASGKSVIEAVVEAGETRFSPIILTSLTTIGGLLPLTLTNSTMWSPMGWVIIGGLVASTALTLIVVPVLYKLFTPQVKVES
- a CDS encoding polysaccharide biosynthesis tyrosine autokinase, yielding MQNPNSDQNYLPVYTNQVAYEGDLLPESGAGFPGYGSEPVVEESQFKELINLLYAGRWLILGAFLIVMAATALYTFTRVPAYRAHSLVVLDKRLAPDLKDALEAGPHSNGSSSRSVDTEVYVLQRSLGVSRRVSARLQELGRDPETGNALPLLAKGLSVDHLAEVIQYQIEVSREQVEDVLRISAISVDPGEARLLADLYAAEFVEHALGRSRSRLAATRFFLENEAGKRQDELNTLEEQMRQFMAQNRGIILADGTANLVSQVAELEALRDEIVLEARMKQVVREDLLASIQSMQPQLATHVSANVPAKIESVQASIAEQEGTLEQIYRQNPELRNLTGAGQPAAIISHKNEIARLQNVLVDLTEQYIQQVVTFGEASAESPEGTLAAFGRLRRELANEDIEIGRLNARVDVVNKHLATFQRQLEGLPAQTIRLTQLQRQINTTERAYLLLSEKLEDVRISEESEQGYAEIVRKAALPFKPEFPNKPKSMILGALVGLLIGLGLAVIRQQIYKNTMVTPDDVRKLGYALIGVIPSMRDFVKQQYRGVKLVEHNGYLNDSCLISLQPASSFVVDAYRRVRMNILGAQGETAVQSLLVTSPNPEEGKSITALNLAIASAQAGQRTVIVDTDLRRPSIHAKLGIDADPGITHMINERKLQFRKALGHVDNLYVLTAGAPTDDAADVVASKEMPQLIHELKRLFDMVILDSPPFMLVSDPLMLSAMCDATVIVASAGKTRAEDLHQGMHELQKTGGRVLGVLLNEFNPVGLYSTRTKYKYYRYTNHYATQMQADPVLQS